The Podospora bellae-mahoneyi strain CBS 112042 chromosome 7, whole genome shotgun sequence genome includes a window with the following:
- a CDS encoding hypothetical protein (EggNog:ENOG503PS0D), whose amino-acid sequence MSDKFLTVPRHTTGRKLPIPAASTTSIPSRCISPEKLNRLLNEKFPSGNYNVDVSQNVYQIRAPRHLSELELFR is encoded by the exons ATGTCTGACAAGTTTCTCACGGTCCCACGCCATACAACCGGAAGAAAGCTGCCGATACCTGCTGCATCCACCACTAGCATTCCGAGCAGGTGCATCAGTCCCGAGAAACTAAACAGACTTCTAAATGAGAAGTTTCCATCTGGAAACTATAACGTGGAC GTCAGTCAAAATGTGTATCAAATACGAGCACCCAGGCATCTCAGCGAG CTCGAGCTTTTTCGGTAG